In the genome of Triticum urartu cultivar G1812 chromosome 5, Tu2.1, whole genome shotgun sequence, one region contains:
- the LOC125509224 gene encoding probable endo-1,3(4)-beta-glucanase ARB_01444, producing MRRWKKQLGHTISRLVSSKPPFNLARPKPAAPPPPPPPPPPLHSSHPPPPPPQPAMPPHGRRPAPPAPGGHVFPQAASTVLPDPARFFAPGLLSAPLPTNCFFQNFTLKNGDQPEYIHPYSVRSAAAGLTLCYPARSHSPAFDIQTFAADLTVSSPSDAAAAGQPHRVVAFDDLSVTLDFSPSLRAFLVRGCPFVTVATAEAAGPVDVSVASVHAFLEAAPCDDARTKWRLRMNSGQTFLLYASAPIALSQASVTQLAAPGFSGVIRIAYLPDPAMEAVLDQYSRCYPTAGEAALNRPFCIDYTWRKQGWGDLLMLANPLHLRLLSDDCSVRVLDDFKYRSIDGDLVGVVGDSWVLKTDPLSPTWHSTRGVNDDGVDEVVSALRKDVDSLASSPITTTSSYFYGKAIARAARLALIAEEVGCPDVIPAVHRFLKATVTPWLDGSFQGNGFLYDPKWGGLVTKQGLQDSGADFGFGIYNDHHYHLGYFLYAIAVLAKIDPSWGRKFMSQAYSMVADFMTLSRKCGASYTRLRTFDLWKLHSWAGGLTEFGDGRNQESTSEAVNAYYSAALLGLSYGDTHLVSVGATLTAFEMLAAQTWWHVREGEGIYEDDFSSNNRVVGVLWANKRDSGLWFAPPEWKECRLGIQLLPLLPISEALFPDVGFVKDLVSWTTPALARDGVGEGWKGFVYALEGVYDKESALTKTRALASHDDGNTLTNLLWWLHSRGNVDNMVVGSGRCCWYRQYGH from the coding sequence ATGCGGAGGTGGAAGAAGCAGCTGGGCCACACCATCTCCCGCCTCGTCTCCTCCAAACCCCCATTCAACCTCGCAAGGCCCaagcccgccgcgccgccgccacccccaCCTCCCCCACCGCCGCTGCATTCATCTcacccgcccccgcccccgccgcaGCCGGCCATGCCGCCGCAcgggcgccgccccgcgccgccggcccCGGGCGGCCACGTCTTCCCGCAGGCCGCGTCCACGGTGCTGCCCGACCCGGCCCGCTTCTTCGCGCCGGGCCTGCTCTCCGCGCCGCTCCCCACCAACTGCTTCTTCCAGAACTTCACGCTCAAGAACGGCGACCAGCCCGAGTACATCCACCCCTACTCCGTCCGCTCCGCCGCGGCCGGGCTCACCCTCTGCTACCCGGCGCGCAGCCACTCCCCGGCCTTCGACATCCAGACCTTCGCCGCCGACCTCACCGTCTCCTCCCCGTCCGACGCCGCCGCGGCCGGGCAGCCGCACCGCGTCGTCGCCTTCGACGACCTCTCCGTCACCCTCGACTTCTCCCCGTCGCTCCGCGCCTTCCTCGTCCGCGGCTGCCCCTTCGTCACCGTCGCCACCGCCGAGGCCGCGGGGCCCGTCGACGTCTCCGTCGCCTCCGTCCACGCCTTCCTCGAGGCCGCGCCCTGCGACGACGCGCGCACCAAGTGGCGCCTCCGGATGAACAGCGGCCAGACCTTCCTCCTCTACGCCTCCGCGCCCATCGCCCTGTCGCAGGCCAGCGTCACGCAGCTGGCCGCGCCGGGGTTCTCCGGCGTCATCCGGATCGCCTACCTGCCGGACCCGGCCATGGAGGCGGTCCTCGACCAGTACAGCCGCTGCTACCCGACGGCCGGGGAGGCCGCGCTCAACCGCCCCTTCTGCATCGACTACACGTGGCGCAAGCAGGGGTGGGGGGATCTGCTCATGCTCGCCAACCCGCTCCACCTTCGGCTGCTCTCCGACGACTGCTCCGTCCGGGTGCTCGACGACTTCAAGTACCGGAGCATCGACGGGGACCTGGTCGGCGTCGTCGGCGACTCCTGGGTCCTCAAGACCGACCCCTTGTCCCCAACATGGCATTCCACCCGGGGCGTCAACGACGACGGGGTCGACGAGGTCGTGTCCGCGCTGCGCAAGGACGTTGACAGCCTTGCTTCCAGCCccatcaccaccacctcctcctacTTCTACGGGAAGGCCATTGCCAGGGCGGCGAGGCTGGCGTTGATCGCCGAGGAGGTCGGGTGCCCCGATGTCATCCCCGCGGTGCATCGGTTCTTGAAGGCCACCGTCACGCCGTGGCTGGACGGCAGTTTCCAGGGGAATGGCTTCCTGTATGATCCCAAATGGGGCGGCCTTGTCACCAAGCAGGGGCTGCAGGACTCCGGTGCAGACTTTGGCTTCGGGATCTACAACGATCACCACTACCATTTGGGCTACTTCCTGTATGCCATTGCTGTGCTTGCCAAGATCGATCCATCCTGGGGAAGGAAGTTCATGTCTCAGGCCTACTCCATGGTTGCCGATTTCATGACATTGTCCCGCAAGTGCGGTGCGAGCTACACCAGGCTGAGGACTTTTGATCTCTGGAAGCTGCATTCCTGGGCCGGAGGACTGACAGAGTTCGGCGATGGGCGCAACCAGGAGAGCACGAGCGAGGCTGTTAACGCTTATTACTCTGCTGCGCTCCTTGGACTGAGCTATGGGGACACACACCTCGTCTCTGTCGGCGCGACGCTTACCGCGTTTGAGATGCTGGCAGCGCAGACATGGTGGCATGTCCGGGAAGGAGAAGGGATCTACGAGGACGACTTCAGCAGCAACAACCGTGTGGTCGGTGTCCTGTGGGCGAACAAGAGGGACAGTGGGCTCTGGTTCGCGCCACCGGAGTGGAAGGAATGCAGGCTGGGGATCCAGCTCCTGCCGCTCCTGCCGATCAGTGAGGCCCTCTTCCCGGACGTTGGGTTCGTCAAGGACCTGGTGAGCTGGACCACGCCGGCCTTGGCGAGGGATGGTGTCGGAGAAGGGTGGAAGGGCTTCGTGTACGCGCTGGAGGGGGTTTACGACAAGGAGTCGGCATTGACCAAGACCAGGGCACTGGCATCACACGACGACGGTAACACACTGACGAACCTTCTGTGGTGGCTCCATAGC